The Vicinamibacteria bacterium genome has a segment encoding these proteins:
- a CDS encoding glycosyltransferase, with the protein MHGVKRLFAWMIPRFDRSRFHVSLLSLRKKDVSEDPLESYGFPVYYLEKGKFDPTTLPALVSLLSRLRIDVVQTHGYGATTFGRLAAVWRGIPNVLHEHANLTDTPWFQKIPDKLLDPFTDVAIAVSASTREFCIHARRLSPERVKRVYLGAPLEDFRPFSGDAALAARRRLGLPDRGEIFGTVTRLHESKGNRYFLDAASILASKRPMARFVIVGEGPLQPELMEQARTLGIADRVDFLGFQRDVAACFASFDVAVFPSLWEGTPLTLFEAMAMAKPVVATTVDGLIDVLTDSETAILVPPRDPAALASALIRVRDEPGLAERLSASAFSASRQFDIGTFVGKMERLYELLVGRYRSEGRRPHWDYGKDFEFLEETPVAERADRTPRAVTP; encoded by the coding sequence ATGCACGGCGTCAAGAGGTTGTTCGCCTGGATGATTCCGCGCTTCGACCGCTCTCGCTTTCACGTCTCGCTTTTGAGCCTCCGGAAGAAAGACGTCTCCGAGGACCCGCTGGAGAGCTACGGTTTTCCCGTGTACTACCTCGAGAAGGGAAAATTCGACCCGACGACGCTTCCGGCGCTCGTCTCGCTTCTGAGCCGACTCCGCATCGATGTCGTTCAAACGCACGGGTACGGGGCCACGACGTTCGGAAGGCTGGCGGCCGTTTGGCGAGGGATCCCTAACGTGCTCCACGAGCACGCCAACCTGACCGATACGCCCTGGTTCCAGAAGATTCCCGACAAGCTCCTCGATCCCTTCACCGACGTCGCGATCGCCGTCTCCGCCTCGACCCGAGAGTTCTGCATCCACGCGCGCAGGCTCTCTCCCGAGCGCGTAAAGCGAGTGTATCTCGGTGCCCCGCTCGAGGATTTTCGGCCCTTCTCTGGTGATGCCGCTCTCGCCGCACGTCGGAGGCTCGGCCTTCCCGACCGAGGCGAGATCTTCGGCACCGTGACCCGCCTCCACGAGTCGAAAGGCAACCGCTACTTTCTCGATGCCGCTTCCATCCTTGCCAGCAAACGCCCCATGGCGCGATTCGTGATCGTGGGGGAGGGGCCGCTCCAGCCGGAGCTCATGGAGCAGGCGAGAACCCTCGGAATCGCCGACCGCGTGGATTTTCTCGGATTCCAGCGAGACGTCGCCGCCTGCTTCGCATCGTTCGACGTGGCCGTATTTCCCTCGCTCTGGGAAGGGACGCCGCTGACTCTGTTCGAGGCCATGGCGATGGCAAAACCGGTGGTGGCGACGACGGTCGATGGGCTGATCGACGTGCTCACGGACAGCGAGACCGCGATCCTCGTGCCGCCGCGCGACCCCGCGGCGCTCGCCTCGGCATTGATTCGGGTCCGAGATGAGCCCGGCCTGGCCGAGCGGCTTTCGGCGAGCGCCTTTTCGGCATCCCGGCAATTCGATATCGGGACGTTCGTCGGCAAGATGGAGCGACTCTACGAGCTACTGGTGGGCCGCTACCGCAGTGAAGGACGAAGGCCGCACTGGGACTACGGAAAGGACTTCGAGTTTCTCGAGGAGACCCCGGTCGCCGAGCGAGCGGATCGGACGCCGAGAGCGGTCACGCCGTGA
- a CDS encoding lysylphosphatidylglycerol synthase transmembrane domain-containing protein yields MSAVSKRVQLALRLAVSAGLVLLLVSRLDTENMARFVRRADLLLVLITFLAVLVDRGLMAGRWVVLVEALDVRAPRLRILKIFFLSTFFGSFLPSGVGGEAVRALSFGKLTSRGVESVASVVMDRLLGLLSMLLAGLLSLSVFYHVYPHPALLGIVIASSLLVVAVLALSLSPRVHTRALSWHSSPWLTQGVGALARYRNRMWVLVLVLGMSLAVQLLRIVQAYLLSEAMGLGTEAIYFFCFIPPILIVTMLPVSIGGWGTANLAYVALFSQVGMDPEGAFVLSVLILALGVLGNLPGGLIYAWEGFAAAEPREKPGSSRA; encoded by the coding sequence GTGAGCGCCGTGTCGAAGCGCGTCCAGCTGGCGCTGCGCCTGGCCGTCAGCGCGGGGCTCGTTCTCCTGCTGGTGTCGCGGCTCGACACCGAGAACATGGCCCGCTTCGTGAGACGGGCCGACCTGCTGCTCGTGCTCATCACTTTCCTCGCCGTTCTCGTCGACCGTGGTCTCATGGCGGGGCGCTGGGTGGTGCTCGTGGAAGCGCTCGACGTTCGGGCGCCGCGCTTGCGGATTCTGAAGATTTTTTTCTTGAGCACGTTTTTCGGCAGCTTCCTGCCGAGCGGCGTCGGGGGAGAGGCGGTGCGTGCCCTGTCATTCGGGAAGCTCACGTCGCGCGGCGTCGAATCGGTCGCTTCGGTCGTGATGGATCGACTGCTCGGCCTGCTCTCGATGTTGCTCGCCGGGCTCCTGTCGCTCTCCGTCTTCTACCACGTGTACCCCCATCCCGCGCTCCTCGGGATCGTCATCGCCTCGTCGCTCCTGGTCGTGGCCGTCCTCGCGCTCTCGCTCTCGCCCAGAGTTCACACCCGGGCTCTGAGCTGGCACTCGTCGCCCTGGTTGACTCAGGGTGTGGGAGCCCTCGCGCGTTACCGGAATCGCATGTGGGTCCTGGTCCTCGTGCTCGGAATGTCCCTCGCGGTGCAGTTGCTGCGCATCGTTCAGGCCTATCTGCTCTCCGAGGCGATGGGACTCGGCACCGAAGCCATCTATTTCTTTTGCTTCATCCCACCGATCCTCATCGTGACCATGCTGCCGGTGTCGATCGGTGGGTGGGGGACCGCGAACCTGGCCTACGTGGCTCTCTTCTCCCAGGTGGGCATGGACCCCGAGGGGGCGTTCGTGCTCTCGGTTCTGATACTCGCCCTCGGCGTTCTCGGCAACCTTCCCGGCGGGCTCATCTATGCCTGGGAGGGATTTGCCGCGGCCGAGCCTCGGGAGAAACCGGGGAGCTCGAGAGCGTGA